The Flavobacteriales bacterium genome contains a region encoding:
- a CDS encoding phytoene dehydrogenase, producing the protein GNIKTQENENLEPLLVNRINSWHLRPTAHTLIGNLFLASDYVQTNTDLASMEGANEAARRAVNSILQDSDSSELPCRIWKLREPDVLAVLRWADKEKFKKGQPWDGQLSFLSAIIIKIKMFIKMMVS; encoded by the coding sequence GGTAATATTAAAACCCAAGAAAATGAGAACCTAGAACCTCTTCTTGTTAATAGAATTAACAGTTGGCACCTCCGACCAACAGCACATACACTTATAGGCAATTTGTTTTTGGCAAGTGATTACGTTCAAACAAATACAGACTTAGCTTCTATGGAAGGAGCGAATGAAGCTGCAAGGAGAGCGGTAAATAGTATTCTGCAAGATTCAGATTCGAGTGAGCTTCCATGTAGAATATGGAAATTACGTGAGCCGGATGTTTTGGCTGTATTAAGATGGGCGGACAAAGAGAAATTTAAAAAGGGTCAACCATGGGATGGTCAGTTATCCTTTTTAAGTGCCATCATAATTAAGATCAAGATGTTTATTAAGATGATGGTTTCTTAA